A part of Paenibacillus sp. IHBB 10380 genomic DNA contains:
- a CDS encoding PTS sugar transporter subunit IIA, whose product MFSKWKKKTNESKIIEIFSPVTGESLSLTQVPDEAFAGGHMGRGVAIEPTIGKLIAPFNGTVAHIIKSNHAIMLEHPSGLQFLFHIGVNTVSLKGEGFISHVTIGDKVEAGQVLIEFDIERIKSEGYPVITPIIVTNADDVTTNLELFSGPVQAGSTVILKAVLKS is encoded by the coding sequence GTGTTTTCTAAATGGAAGAAGAAAACAAATGAGAGTAAAATTATTGAAATTTTCTCTCCTGTAACAGGTGAATCGCTTTCACTTACTCAGGTACCTGATGAGGCGTTTGCCGGAGGCCATATGGGCCGGGGGGTAGCTATTGAGCCCACAATTGGAAAGCTCATCGCTCCGTTTAACGGAACGGTTGCTCATATTATCAAATCCAATCATGCCATCATGTTGGAACATCCATCTGGGCTGCAATTCCTGTTCCATATTGGAGTGAACACAGTATCCCTGAAAGGGGAAGGCTTTATCTCACACGTTACTATCGGAGATAAGGTTGAAGCAGGGCAAGTGTTAATTGAATTCGACATCGAGAGAATCAAGAGCGAAGGTTATCCCGTAATTACCCCCATCATTGTAACGAACGCCGATGATGTGACAACTAACTTGGAGTTATTCAGCGGACCTGTTCAAGCGGGCAGTACGGTCATTTTGAAGGCGGTTTTAAAGTCATAG
- a CDS encoding carbohydrate ABC transporter permease, translated as MQPAINNEHKTRRVKTTSRFSLSTTLMYVVLVAWSLTTIYPLFWIVNNSFKVSRDVMNKSFSLALEPVLVNYTTAFDRINIGKSYINSLIMSGSTVLFVLLFGGLAAYVLSRFTFKGRRAIYSILYATLLIPAFATVVPVYEILIKSSLVNTYWGLILPQTAGNLTFATLVIAGYMTTIAKELEEAAFIDGCNRWQMFVKIFFPVSRPVFASVSIFVFLWSYNDLFSALIFVNKETVRPIVALLNEISSQYGTDFGLMATAVSLTVIPVLIIYLFISKFIEKGLTEGAVKG; from the coding sequence ATGCAACCAGCCATTAACAATGAACATAAAACTCGGCGAGTTAAAACAACAAGCCGATTTAGTTTAAGTACCACCCTCATGTATGTTGTATTAGTAGCATGGTCCTTAACGACAATATATCCACTATTCTGGATTGTTAATAACTCATTTAAAGTATCCAGAGATGTTATGAATAAGTCGTTCTCATTAGCCTTGGAACCTGTGCTTGTTAACTATACGACTGCATTTGATCGAATAAACATAGGAAAAAGTTATATCAATAGCTTGATCATGTCAGGAAGCACGGTATTATTCGTGCTACTATTTGGTGGATTAGCCGCATATGTGTTGTCTAGATTTACCTTTAAAGGGAGAAGGGCAATCTACTCCATTCTTTATGCAACCTTACTTATACCTGCTTTCGCGACTGTCGTTCCTGTATACGAAATTCTCATCAAATCGAGTTTAGTTAATACGTATTGGGGATTGATTTTACCACAAACTGCAGGTAACTTGACATTTGCGACATTAGTTATTGCCGGTTATATGACAACCATCGCTAAGGAACTGGAAGAAGCAGCGTTTATTGACGGGTGCAATAGATGGCAGATGTTCGTTAAGATCTTTTTCCCAGTATCCAGACCCGTATTTGCATCGGTAAGTATCTTCGTGTTCTTGTGGTCGTATAATGACTTGTTCTCTGCATTGATTTTTGTTAATAAAGAGACCGTTCGTCCAATTGTTGCATTGTTGAATGAAATCAGTTCGCAATACGGAACCGACTTCGGACTTATGGCAACGGCTGTGTCTCTTACCGTTATACCTGTATTGATTATATATCTGTTTATATCCAAATTTATCGAAAAAGGTCTGACTGAAGGTGCAGTAAAAGGCTAA
- a CDS encoding ABC transporter substrate-binding protein — translation MKRSSLVLLSMLLVFTMFLAACGNGKNEVKNAPSENPKAEEPKAEEPKKDVTLRVFSTFGGTDAARDAFQAALDEFTEKNPNVKIDNDTMSANDDGYRTKVNTDMTTGNEPDLLFYFVGADAQGFVDAGKVVPLNDILDANPEWKAGFSPSALENTRQADGNIYAAPQTGFYEGLFVNKKLFADNNLELPTDWDKLKKAVETFAAKGIIPLAAPFDQSHYLVEHFILAAAGPESQAKGLKDGIDPNWEKGYAAMKELYDLGAFPKDAATIDLGMASNYYGEGKAAMILEGSWAFGGFTDAGVKDNTTVLPFPAIPGGIGNGNNVVGGFGTGFYLPKSTYDNADKKDATIELLKHMTSKEIIKKVATANGGTPAATVEIEGMAQAVSDGFAMAAKSDSLSNPVDSRIAPETFSTLRAGVQQVVTGKKSPADVIKEAKEIEDANKK, via the coding sequence GTGAAAAGATCGTCGTTAGTTCTACTAAGTATGTTGTTAGTGTTCACAATGTTCTTGGCAGCTTGTGGAAATGGTAAGAACGAGGTTAAGAATGCTCCAAGTGAAAACCCTAAAGCGGAGGAACCTAAGGCAGAGGAACCTAAAAAGGACGTAACATTACGCGTATTCTCAACATTCGGTGGTACTGACGCAGCTCGTGATGCTTTCCAAGCTGCTTTGGATGAGTTCACGGAAAAGAATCCTAACGTAAAGATTGATAATGACACTATGTCTGCAAATGATGACGGTTACAGAACAAAAGTCAACACAGATATGACGACTGGAAATGAGCCTGATTTGCTGTTCTACTTCGTCGGTGCTGACGCTCAGGGCTTTGTAGATGCAGGTAAAGTAGTTCCTTTGAACGACATCCTTGATGCGAATCCTGAGTGGAAAGCTGGCTTCTCTCCAAGTGCTCTTGAGAACACAAGACAAGCAGATGGAAACATTTATGCTGCTCCACAAACTGGTTTCTATGAAGGTCTGTTCGTAAACAAAAAGTTGTTCGCAGATAACAATCTTGAGCTTCCTACAGATTGGGACAAACTAAAGAAAGCTGTTGAAACTTTTGCTGCTAAAGGCATCATTCCATTGGCTGCTCCGTTCGACCAATCCCATTATTTAGTTGAGCATTTCATCCTGGCAGCTGCTGGTCCAGAAAGTCAAGCTAAAGGCTTGAAAGATGGAATCGATCCTAACTGGGAAAAAGGTTATGCCGCTATGAAAGAACTTTATGACCTTGGCGCATTCCCTAAAGATGCTGCAACTATCGATCTTGGTATGGCTTCTAACTATTATGGTGAAGGTAAGGCTGCTATGATTCTCGAAGGTTCATGGGCATTTGGTGGTTTCACTGACGCTGGAGTTAAAGATAATACAACTGTACTTCCTTTCCCTGCAATTCCTGGTGGTATTGGTAACGGTAACAATGTTGTAGGTGGTTTTGGTACTGGCTTCTATCTTCCTAAATCTACTTACGACAATGCAGATAAGAAGGATGCTACAATCGAATTGCTGAAACACATGACTTCCAAAGAAATCATTAAAAAAGTTGCTACTGCTAACGGTGGTACTCCTGCTGCTACTGTTGAAATCGAAGGTATGGCACAAGCTGTATCTGATGGCTTTGCAATGGCTGCAAAATCGGATTCGCTCAGCAATCCAGTGGACAGCAGAATTGCTCCAGAAACATTCTCTACTCTTCGTGCAGGCGTTCAACAAGTTGTAACCGGAAAGAAATCGCCAGCTGACGTGATTAAAGAGGCCAAGGAAATTGAGGATGCTAACAAGAAGTAA
- a CDS encoding carbohydrate ABC transporter permease, with product MKGDRKYIVMFLFPMAALMSIFLYYPFFKSLYLSFFRTRGFFDKKFVGWDNYERLISDNLLGAATLHTLEIMLYVIVFQVGIALLLAVLVDNISKFQGFFRTVFFFPVVISGTAISLLFVLFYNYNFGLLNSVLANLGLEKILWLSESNALKAVAVPTVWHYVGFYFVLFLTAMAKIPADYYEAAKLEGITGFKKTMRLTIPLIMNDVKVVITLAITGTMKIFEFVWVISRGQNGTEVLGTYMYKKAMVDQNFGYGSTIAIYMVVLGVILALLANRLLKSEEITY from the coding sequence ATGAAGGGCGATAGAAAATATATTGTGATGTTCTTGTTCCCAATGGCAGCGTTAATGTCGATCTTTTTATATTATCCGTTCTTTAAGAGTTTATATCTCAGTTTTTTTCGTACAAGGGGATTCTTCGACAAAAAATTTGTTGGTTGGGATAACTATGAACGTTTGATATCAGATAACCTGCTGGGTGCAGCAACATTGCACACATTAGAAATTATGCTATATGTCATTGTTTTTCAGGTCGGTATTGCCTTATTACTTGCAGTACTGGTTGATAATATTAGTAAGTTCCAGGGATTTTTCCGTACTGTATTTTTCTTTCCAGTCGTCATTTCTGGTACAGCGATTTCGTTGCTGTTCGTTCTATTCTATAACTATAATTTCGGTCTATTAAACAGTGTTTTGGCTAACTTAGGATTAGAGAAAATTCTTTGGTTGAGTGAGAGTAATGCATTAAAAGCTGTTGCAGTTCCTACAGTATGGCACTATGTTGGTTTTTATTTTGTATTATTCTTGACAGCAATGGCGAAGATCCCTGCCGATTATTATGAAGCGGCCAAGCTTGAGGGAATTACTGGCTTCAAGAAAACAATGAGGCTCACGATTCCTTTGATTATGAATGACGTTAAGGTTGTTATTACGTTAGCCATTACTGGTACCATGAAAATATTCGAGTTCGTTTGGGTAATTTCAAGGGGTCAGAACGGCACGGAAGTGTTGGGAACTTATATGTATAAAAAAGCGATGGTCGATCAAAACTTCGGTTACGGCTCAACGATTGCTATTTATATGGTTGTTCTCGGTGTTATATTAGCTTTGCTTGCCAACCGTTTGTTAAAAAGCGAAGAAATCACATACTAA
- a CDS encoding PRK06851 family protein: protein MNGNIKNFYAGGNTAHGFASLMDSSLQELERLFIVKGESRTGKSEFIRTIGDHMVSNGYDTWFIHCAADNGSLDGIVVPFLKVGIIVGRAPYVMESTLPDIAIQYVNLSEACDTTQLIIHELEIEHLNEQISQAYQQAYSGFAEALRIHDEWEALYIANMDFQEADVLTKEYIDALYGDRKLEKQSRVDHRFLGAATPKGAVDFVPNLTEGLKRYLIKGRPGSGKSTMLKKLAAAGIERGFDVEIYHCGFDPNSLDMIIVRDLQFAIFDSTAPHEYFPDRETDEIVDMYTRCIIPGTDEEHAEAVIHIRERYAAQMKQSMQYLAQVKSLQDELEAIYGQSMDFSLVDRMRDEVQQEFTHIAAIAD, encoded by the coding sequence ATGAATGGAAATATTAAAAATTTTTATGCGGGTGGTAATACCGCCCATGGTTTTGCAAGTCTGATGGACTCGTCCTTACAAGAACTGGAGCGTCTTTTTATTGTAAAAGGGGAATCACGTACAGGAAAGTCAGAATTTATTCGGACAATCGGAGACCATATGGTTTCTAATGGCTATGATACCTGGTTTATTCACTGTGCCGCAGACAATGGATCTCTCGATGGAATAGTTGTTCCATTCTTAAAAGTAGGAATAATCGTGGGAAGAGCGCCATATGTCATGGAGTCAACATTGCCAGATATCGCTATCCAATACGTTAATTTAAGCGAGGCTTGTGATACGACTCAACTGATCATCCATGAGTTAGAAATTGAGCATTTAAATGAACAAATCTCTCAAGCCTACCAACAGGCGTATTCTGGCTTTGCAGAAGCGCTCCGCATTCATGATGAATGGGAAGCGCTGTACATTGCAAACATGGATTTTCAGGAAGCTGATGTGCTGACTAAAGAATATATTGATGCTCTCTACGGTGACCGAAAACTCGAGAAACAGAGTCGGGTGGATCACCGATTTTTGGGTGCCGCAACGCCTAAAGGTGCAGTAGATTTTGTCCCCAATTTAACTGAAGGCTTGAAAAGGTATCTTATTAAAGGTCGGCCGGGATCTGGTAAATCTACGATGCTCAAAAAATTAGCCGCTGCAGGAATTGAACGAGGCTTCGACGTTGAGATCTACCATTGTGGCTTCGATCCCAACAGTCTGGATATGATCATCGTACGGGATTTGCAATTTGCTATATTTGACAGCACCGCACCGCATGAGTATTTCCCCGACCGTGAAACCGATGAGATTGTAGATATGTATACTCGCTGTATAATACCTGGAACAGATGAAGAACATGCGGAAGCTGTTATCCACATCAGGGAACGATACGCTGCTCAAATGAAACAATCTATGCAATACCTAGCACAAGTTAAATCCCTTCAAGATGAGCTGGAGGCAATCTATGGCCAATCCATGGATTTCTCTCTTGTAGATCGAATGAGGGATGAAGTGCAACAAGAGTTTACCCACATAGCTGCTATCGCAGACTGA
- a CDS encoding glycosyl hydrolase family 18 protein — translation MFIQKRFFKVMVLFMTFILAVGTLLPAPTSYAAETEIQTETETEIQQTEIDPLAPQNLRVVADSITATSATIAWDLHEDATILDIDVWNADDNAYYDYGNNGTRTLNKLTPETTYKFYVTWFERPATGAHKSNIVEFTTLAGEVEPEPPTNIGPRDLKVVEVTHNTVSLEWTPVPGINSYWVWDQNNKYITWANDGAKVVGGLEPETTYSFFIGPDGIQAPVLTPEQKTNVVTFTTLPDKSEYPDAPLTAPSYLKVTDVTDASVKLSWGASPQATGYDIYVNGGWSGGTWDNLSTTYEYAPTEGLIKGQTYTFEVGAQNPPNKASANSNKVSMTWGELEAPKDVKVITATRTTVSLGWAPTSGATSYDIYQDDVRIGSSDSNRYVVNTLTEGQSYSFKVVAKNSLWESSGSNETKAVPGSNYNIVSYYTSWSVGDRDYQPTDVDVSQVTHINYAFSDLCWKAFGTGAIACQNEDIPLQKDYVFDGEMIIGDPEVDLKNFDTLATIKDQHPNLNLMVSVGGWSWSKNFSNMALTEETRRAFANSVVKFLREYRLDGIDIDWEYPVEGGETSNIRRPEDKENFTLLVKTVREALDAAGSEDGKYYLQTIASGQGDNFTVNADFVNSASYLDFINIMTYDYSGSYEPLANHNAPLYYDKNLPKSSAPRNNVQGGALGHLNGGVPKHKLVLGIPFYGKGWRDCPANGEYQTCAGGTTEGSYESSIFDFSDIEDNYVNKNGFVRYWNEAAKVAYVYSPDKKVFITYNDKESMMYNTSFLKSLDIAGVMSWDISGDRNKTLSTQLVQDLPIDGSVNKSALAAPQNLIVHSNSQNSIQVKWNATAEATGYEIFVNKQWVANTTETQYTLSSLTANTNYKIHVIAIVKNDNQIQKVSVNSNELSVTTLSPPTPIDPSTPTGPSTPSQPSTPTPTTSTQPTKGKDQLDTRITKEGDKVIVKLQTDASLVTINQSTSTTFKVMVSDKAKQIEVNVPKEIIATIAKKGKQALLSIVTNEVEYIIPIGAVNLSADLRITIQTPAQNIIDQLTKLSQSNDGKVLVNPLEFKIEQLNPDKTYVEIQDFENYLLSRKFTLNAKDIDVNRATGVVYIPGTNEIRSVPTLFTVNSDGTVTVELKRQGNSIYTIVSTNFNFKDVSMGWAQKDLALATSKLIATGVSSDQFGSNSHITRAEVTSMIVKSLGIIPTEHNENFTDVDPQSKYAREIAAAKQAGFIKGKTEDTFGPNDTVTRQEMAVMLASAMKYAGMKHDANLTQLNQFSDQSTISSYAKASLALMVEHKIIQGVSQIKLDPQSNVTKAQATVTVMRTLRTLGLSN, via the coding sequence ATGTTTATTCAAAAGAGATTTTTTAAAGTAATGGTATTGTTTATGACTTTTATTTTAGCTGTTGGCACATTACTACCTGCACCAACATCGTATGCGGCAGAAACAGAAATACAAACAGAAACAGAAACAGAAATACAACAAACAGAAATAGATCCACTTGCTCCACAAAATTTAAGAGTTGTAGCGGACTCCATAACGGCTACTAGTGCAACGATAGCATGGGATCTTCATGAGGATGCTACTATCCTTGATATTGATGTTTGGAACGCTGATGATAATGCTTATTATGATTATGGAAATAATGGAACCAGAACACTGAATAAGTTGACTCCAGAAACCACGTATAAATTTTATGTTACATGGTTTGAGAGACCAGCTACGGGTGCGCATAAAAGTAATATCGTTGAGTTTACTACGCTTGCAGGAGAGGTAGAACCCGAGCCTCCGACGAACATAGGTCCAAGAGACTTAAAAGTCGTGGAAGTGACGCATAATACCGTTTCGTTAGAATGGACTCCTGTACCAGGAATAAATAGTTATTGGGTTTGGGACCAAAATAATAAATACATTACTTGGGCAAACGATGGTGCTAAAGTAGTTGGGGGTCTAGAACCAGAGACAACATATTCTTTCTTCATTGGACCTGATGGAATTCAAGCACCTGTCCTCACACCAGAACAAAAGACCAACGTAGTAACGTTTACTACACTACCTGATAAGAGCGAATACCCAGATGCACCTTTAACGGCACCAAGCTATTTAAAAGTGACGGATGTAACGGATGCCTCTGTTAAACTAAGTTGGGGCGCAAGTCCTCAAGCAACTGGTTATGATATTTATGTGAATGGGGGTTGGAGTGGAGGTACATGGGATAATTTATCAACCACTTATGAATACGCTCCCACTGAGGGGCTGATAAAAGGTCAGACGTATACCTTTGAAGTCGGGGCACAAAATCCCCCGAATAAGGCCTCGGCTAATAGTAATAAAGTAAGCATGACTTGGGGAGAACTAGAAGCACCTAAGGATGTAAAGGTCATAACGGCAACAAGAACAACAGTTTCATTGGGATGGGCCCCTACCTCGGGTGCCACAAGCTATGATATTTACCAAGATGATGTTCGAATAGGCTCAAGTGATTCTAATCGCTATGTAGTTAACACACTTACTGAAGGTCAATCTTACTCCTTCAAAGTCGTGGCCAAAAACAGCCTTTGGGAGTCCTCAGGAAGTAACGAAACAAAGGCCGTACCCGGAAGCAATTATAATATCGTTTCTTACTATACATCTTGGTCTGTCGGCGATAGAGATTATCAGCCAACCGATGTAGACGTATCCCAAGTCACTCATATTAATTATGCTTTTTCAGATCTATGTTGGAAAGCATTCGGAACAGGTGCTATTGCTTGCCAGAACGAAGATATCCCTTTACAAAAGGACTACGTGTTTGATGGTGAAATGATCATTGGAGATCCTGAAGTAGATTTGAAAAATTTCGACACTCTTGCAACAATTAAAGATCAACATCCTAACTTGAATTTAATGGTCTCTGTTGGTGGATGGTCTTGGTCAAAAAACTTCTCAAACATGGCATTGACCGAAGAAACCCGTCGAGCTTTCGCTAACTCCGTTGTTAAATTCCTACGTGAGTATCGTTTAGACGGAATTGATATTGACTGGGAATACCCGGTTGAGGGCGGAGAAACTAGTAATATCAGAAGACCTGAAGATAAAGAAAATTTTACACTCTTGGTAAAAACAGTTCGTGAAGCTTTAGATGCTGCGGGTTCTGAGGACGGCAAGTATTATCTTCAGACGATCGCATCCGGACAGGGAGATAATTTCACCGTCAATGCAGACTTTGTGAATTCCGCAAGCTATCTGGATTTTATCAATATCATGACTTATGATTACAGCGGAAGCTATGAACCACTGGCTAATCATAATGCACCGTTATATTATGATAAAAACCTTCCTAAATCCTCAGCACCTAGAAATAATGTGCAAGGAGGAGCCTTAGGCCATCTCAATGGAGGTGTACCTAAACATAAATTAGTGTTAGGAATTCCGTTTTATGGTAAAGGTTGGAGAGATTGTCCTGCTAATGGAGAATACCAGACTTGTGCCGGTGGCACTACAGAGGGATCGTATGAAAGTAGTATTTTTGATTTTTCAGATATCGAAGACAACTATGTGAACAAAAATGGATTTGTCCGTTATTGGAATGAAGCTGCAAAAGTAGCCTATGTATATAGCCCTGATAAGAAGGTCTTTATTACCTATAATGACAAAGAATCCATGATGTATAATACCTCGTTCTTGAAGTCATTGGACATTGCTGGCGTCATGAGCTGGGATATCAGTGGAGATCGTAATAAAACGCTAAGCACACAGTTAGTTCAAGACCTGCCAATCGATGGCTCTGTGAATAAGTCAGCACTAGCTGCTCCTCAAAACCTCATAGTTCATTCAAATAGCCAGAATTCTATTCAAGTGAAATGGAATGCAACGGCAGAAGCAACGGGATACGAAATTTTTGTGAATAAACAATGGGTAGCTAATACAACAGAAACACAATATACGTTAAGTTCTCTTACGGCCAACACCAATTATAAGATTCATGTTATTGCTATCGTAAAAAACGATAATCAAATTCAAAAAGTATCAGTCAATAGTAATGAGTTGAGTGTGACTACACTATCACCACCAACACCAATAGACCCTTCTACACCAACAGGACCATCCACGCCATCACAACCATCAACACCTACACCTACAACATCAACACAACCGACAAAAGGAAAAGATCAACTGGATACTCGTATTACTAAAGAAGGTGATAAAGTCATTGTAAAATTACAAACGGATGCTTCATTAGTAACGATTAATCAGTCAACATCAACAACATTCAAAGTCATGGTTAGCGATAAAGCGAAGCAGATAGAAGTTAATGTTCCTAAAGAGATCATTGCGACTATTGCGAAAAAAGGGAAACAAGCGCTGCTGTCCATTGTTACGAATGAAGTGGAGTACATCATTCCGATTGGTGCTGTTAATCTATCAGCAGATCTTAGAATCACTATCCAAACTCCTGCACAGAACATCATCGATCAACTGACGAAGTTGTCACAGTCTAATGATGGGAAGGTACTGGTTAACCCGCTTGAATTTAAGATTGAACAACTAAATCCAGACAAGACATACGTTGAGATTCAGGATTTTGAGAACTACCTTCTGAGCCGCAAGTTTACATTAAATGCTAAAGATATCGATGTGAACCGAGCTACTGGGGTTGTCTATATCCCAGGTACAAATGAGATTCGTTCCGTGCCTACCTTATTCACTGTGAACTCAGATGGGACTGTAACCGTTGAATTGAAGAGACAAGGGAATAGTATTTACACCATTGTTTCAACCAACTTTAACTTCAAGGATGTTAGCATGGGTTGGGCGCAAAAGGATCTAGCGCTGGCTACCTCAAAGCTAATTGCAACTGGAGTGAGTTCGGATCAATTCGGATCGAATAGCCATATTACACGCGCTGAGGTCACTTCGATGATCGTAAAATCTCTAGGCATTATCCCTACTGAGCACAATGAAAATTTCACAGATGTAGATCCTCAATCGAAGTATGCAAGAGAAATTGCAGCAGCGAAACAAGCTGGATTCATTAAAGGAAAGACAGAAGATACATTTGGTCCAAATGATACGGTGACACGACAAGAAATGGCGGTTATGCTTGCTAGTGCAATGAAATATGCAGGTATGAAGCACGATGCAAATCTTACACAGCTGAATCAGTTTAGTGATCAAAGTACTATTTCTTCGTATGCGAAAGCTTCATTAGCACTGATGGTTGAGCACAAAATCATTCAAGGGGTTTCTCAAATTAAATTAGATCCCCAGTCGAATGTAACAAAAGCTCAGGCTACAGTTACTGTCATGAGAACTCTTAGAACACTGGGATTATCTAATTAA
- a CDS encoding PTS transporter subunit EIIC — translation MLAFLQKIGKSLMLPVATLPAAGILKGFGLIDYEKDFHLGAFGSFLNQYFAPFLNAGSDAILGNLAILFAVGVAIGLAGDAVAALSAVVAHLVLGKVLVQIPLSFTFLGEGTKLDMGVVGGIICGMVAAYMYNRFHKIKMPDWLGFFAGKRFVPMVTAFSILILGIILGLIWGPIQSALDSTGEWLVGLGGLGSFLFMIGNRLLVPFGLHHVLNNFPWFQIGSFTNAAGEVVHGDIARFLAGDKTAGQFMAGFFPIMMFALPGAALAIIHSAKPTKRKLVASIFIGSAVASILTGITEPLEFSFMFVAPLLYVVHAILTGVSGWIMYALDIKLGFSFSAGLIDYLLNWKLETNQLWLIPIGLVFFVVYYFLFRFLIKVLKLKTPGREDDDLEEDAIVGNSAAAGASDSRAANILAQLGGPSNINSVDACITRLRLIVKDENVVNDAGLKKLGASGVMRLGKGAVQVVFGPRSEEIKDEIKELL, via the coding sequence ATGTTAGCTTTTCTTCAAAAAATCGGTAAGTCGCTGATGCTTCCAGTAGCAACATTACCAGCAGCAGGTATCCTGAAAGGCTTTGGTTTAATTGACTATGAAAAGGATTTTCATCTTGGTGCGTTCGGATCCTTTTTAAATCAATATTTCGCCCCGTTCTTGAATGCTGGTTCGGATGCTATCCTAGGCAACTTGGCAATTTTGTTCGCTGTCGGTGTCGCTATTGGACTTGCTGGTGATGCGGTTGCAGCTTTGTCAGCAGTGGTGGCCCATTTAGTATTGGGTAAAGTCCTCGTTCAAATTCCTCTATCTTTCACCTTCCTAGGAGAAGGTACCAAGTTGGACATGGGTGTCGTTGGCGGTATCATTTGTGGTATGGTTGCAGCTTATATGTATAATAGATTTCATAAAATTAAAATGCCGGATTGGCTTGGGTTCTTTGCTGGTAAACGCTTCGTTCCGATGGTTACGGCATTCTCTATCCTTATATTGGGTATCATTCTCGGTTTGATTTGGGGACCTATCCAAAGTGCTCTTGATAGCACTGGTGAATGGCTGGTTGGTCTGGGCGGCTTAGGAAGCTTCTTGTTCATGATAGGTAACCGTTTGTTAGTACCATTCGGTCTGCATCATGTGCTGAATAACTTCCCGTGGTTCCAAATTGGAAGCTTTACCAACGCTGCTGGTGAGGTAGTACATGGTGACATAGCTCGCTTCTTAGCAGGAGATAAAACAGCAGGTCAGTTTATGGCGGGTTTCTTCCCGATCATGATGTTCGCTCTTCCAGGTGCGGCATTGGCTATCATTCATTCAGCTAAGCCTACGAAACGTAAGTTAGTTGCTTCAATCTTTATTGGTTCGGCTGTTGCTTCAATTCTTACGGGTATCACTGAACCGTTGGAATTCTCTTTTATGTTTGTTGCTCCATTGCTCTATGTTGTTCATGCAATACTAACAGGTGTTTCTGGTTGGATCATGTACGCACTTGATATTAAACTCGGATTCAGTTTCTCCGCAGGTTTAATTGACTACTTACTTAACTGGAAATTGGAAACGAATCAGCTGTGGTTAATTCCTATTGGTCTTGTATTCTTTGTAGTTTACTACTTCCTGTTTAGATTCTTGATCAAAGTTCTTAAACTCAAAACACCAGGCCGTGAAGATGACGACTTGGAAGAAGACGCTATTGTAGGCAATTCGGCTGCCGCTGGTGCTTCCGACAGTAGAGCCGCTAACATTCTAGCTCAACTAGGTGGACCTAGCAACATTAATTCAGTTGATGCTTGTATCACACGTCTTCGTCTTATCGTTAAAGATGAGAACGTTGTTAATGATGCTGGTCTGAAGAAACTTGGTGCTTCTGGCGTTATGAGACTCGGAAAAGGCGCTGTACAGGTCGTTTTCGGCCCGCGATCCGAAGAGATTAAGGACGAAATTAAGGAATTACTGTAG